From Bosea sp. NBC_00550, the proteins below share one genomic window:
- a CDS encoding bifunctional riboflavin kinase/FAD synthetase has translation MSSPADAPLRPEPAAVVLDLDKPIPDSLRGAVLALGNFDGVHRGHAELARVAGAMASDLGTRPAAFTFEPHPRSVFRPEEPVFRLTPPQLKLELLADSGLAQVFVLPFDRDIAAIPAERFVDDLLIGRLGASGLVCGYDFHFGKGRTGSPEMLQAHCLAAGIPVRVVPPFAWQGEAVSSTLIRQALEEGDAARAAAFLGRPWFVRGLVAHGDKRGRELGYPTANMHLARDCRLRHGIYAVRMRIDGAWHDAVASFGRRPTFDDGAPRLETFVFDFSGDLYGKRVEVAFVDWLRGEAKFDSLDALIVQMDADSARARDILTKAPAFDAPPFLP, from the coding sequence ATGTCATCCCCAGCCGATGCGCCGTTGCGCCCAGAGCCGGCGGCCGTGGTCCTCGACCTCGACAAGCCCATACCCGATAGCCTGCGCGGCGCCGTCCTGGCGCTCGGCAATTTCGACGGCGTCCATCGGGGCCACGCCGAGTTGGCGCGCGTGGCGGGCGCCATGGCGAGTGACCTCGGAACCAGGCCCGCCGCCTTCACCTTCGAACCGCATCCGCGCAGCGTCTTCCGCCCGGAGGAGCCGGTATTTCGGCTAACGCCGCCGCAGCTCAAGCTCGAATTGCTGGCCGATTCCGGCCTGGCCCAAGTCTTCGTCCTGCCCTTCGACCGCGACATCGCGGCGATTCCCGCCGAGCGCTTCGTGGACGATCTGCTCATCGGCCGGCTGGGCGCCTCCGGCCTCGTCTGCGGTTACGATTTCCATTTCGGCAAGGGCCGCACCGGTTCGCCGGAGATGCTGCAGGCTCACTGCCTTGCGGCCGGCATCCCGGTCAGGGTCGTCCCGCCCTTCGCGTGGCAGGGCGAGGCGGTGTCTTCGACGCTGATCCGCCAGGCATTGGAGGAGGGCGATGCCGCCCGCGCCGCAGCGTTCCTGGGCCGCCCCTGGTTCGTGCGCGGGCTCGTAGCTCACGGCGACAAGCGCGGCCGCGAACTCGGCTACCCCACCGCCAACATGCACCTCGCTCGCGATTGCCGGTTGCGCCACGGCATCTATGCCGTGCGCATGCGCATCGATGGCGCCTGGCATGACGCCGTCGCGAGCTTCGGCCGCCGCCCCACCTTCGACGACGGCGCGCCGCGGCTGGAGACATTCGTCTTCGATTTCTCGGGCGATCTCTACGGCAAGCGCGTCGAAGTCGCTTTTGTCGACTGGTTGCGCGGCGAGGCGAAGTTCGACTCGCTCGATGCCCTGATCGTGCAGATGGACGCAGACAGCGCCCGCGCGCGCGACATTCTGACCAAGGCCCCTGCTTTCGACGCGCCGCCCTTCCTTCCGTGA
- the ileS gene encoding isoleucine--tRNA ligase has product MTDSTKTAQVAESVDYSQTLFLPQTEFPMRAGLPQREPELLARWAKLDLYRKLRQAGQGRDRFVLHDGPPYANGNIHIGHALNKVLKDLVTRSQQMLGYDSNYVPGWDCHGLPIEWKIEEQYRAKGLNKDDVDVVEFRKECRAFAEHWVDVQRQEFKRLGVEGDWAHPYLTMAYPAEAQIAREIMKFAETGQLYRGSKPVMWSVVEKTALAEAEVEYEEHTSDTIFVAFPIIDVEQAPVVYEFGKPPEDPSALETQLEEVNALIDCSVVIWTTTPWTIPGNRAIAYSSKLSYGVYKVDDAPEGNWVKPGAKFVLADKLAESVLKAAKVSSFHRIKAVEANELRTMFCAHPLRGRGYDFDVPLLDGDHVTDEAGTGFVHTAPSHGREDFDVWMANGQKLVKAGIETRIPYTVDADGRFTKEAPGFEGAQVITDKGEKGNANDVVIKALVEAGNLVARGRLKHQYPHSWRSKKPVIFRNTPQWFIAMDKPIGEAGAPDVADPQPVAGGNADTLRNRALKAIKETEWVPAAGENRINGMIANRPDWVVSRQRAWGVPITVFVEKETKEILIDAKVNAAIAEAFEAEGADAWFTDTDGARFLKPLGYDPAKYERVTDVLDVWFDSGSTHAFTLEKRADLRARRKDEGGKDRVMYLEGSDQHRGWFHSSLLESCGTRGRAPYDIVLTHGFCLDEKGEKMSKSKGNVTAPQDIIKDSGADILRLWVAAADYSDDLRIGKEILKTFVETYRKLRNTQRWMLGTLAHFSEDVRVSDVQTMPELERLMLHRLAELGPQVAEAYRTYDYKKVVTLLSQFMNTELSAFYFDIRKDALYCDPLSSHVRKSALTVVDHLFRSLTTWLAPILVFTSEEAWLERYPEQKAAEGSVHLELFARAPEDWLDPELAERWSKIRRVRRVVTGALELERAAKRIGSSLEAAPQVFVSDADLYAALSGVDLAEIGITSDVRIENGEGPAEAFRLLDVPGVAVVPHRADGIKCARSWKYFDPATADPAYPQVTPRDAKALKELGVRA; this is encoded by the coding sequence ATGACTGACAGCACCAAGACCGCCCAAGTTGCCGAGAGTGTCGACTATTCGCAGACGCTCTTCCTGCCGCAGACCGAATTCCCGATGCGCGCGGGCCTGCCGCAGCGCGAGCCGGAGCTGCTCGCCCGCTGGGCGAAGCTCGACCTCTACCGCAAGCTGCGCCAGGCCGGGCAGGGCCGGGACCGTTTCGTCCTGCATGACGGCCCGCCCTATGCCAACGGCAACATCCATATCGGCCATGCGCTCAACAAGGTCCTGAAGGACCTCGTCACACGCTCGCAGCAGATGCTCGGCTACGATTCCAACTACGTGCCCGGCTGGGACTGCCACGGACTGCCGATCGAGTGGAAGATCGAGGAGCAGTACCGCGCCAAGGGGCTGAACAAGGACGACGTTGATGTCGTCGAGTTCCGCAAGGAATGCCGCGCCTTCGCCGAGCACTGGGTCGACGTGCAGCGTCAGGAGTTCAAGCGCCTCGGCGTCGAGGGCGACTGGGCCCACCCCTATCTGACCATGGCCTATCCCGCCGAGGCGCAGATCGCCCGCGAAATCATGAAGTTCGCCGAGACCGGCCAGCTCTATCGCGGCTCCAAGCCGGTGATGTGGTCGGTCGTCGAGAAGACGGCGCTCGCCGAGGCCGAGGTCGAGTACGAGGAGCATACGAGCGACACGATCTTCGTGGCGTTTCCGATCATCGATGTTGAGCAGGCTCCGGTGGTTTACGAGTTCGGCAAGCCGCCGGAAGACCCAAGCGCGCTTGAAACGCAGCTTGAGGAGGTGAATGCGCTTATCGATTGCTCGGTCGTTATCTGGACGACGACGCCTTGGACCATTCCCGGTAATCGGGCGATCGCCTACTCCTCCAAGTTGTCCTATGGCGTGTACAAGGTTGACGACGCGCCCGAAGGGAATTGGGTGAAGCCGGGAGCCAAGTTCGTCCTCGCTGACAAGCTGGCGGAATCCGTCCTGAAGGCTGCCAAGGTATCGAGCTTTCATCGGATCAAGGCCGTTGAGGCCAACGAGCTCAGAACGATGTTTTGTGCTCACCCGCTGCGCGGCCGCGGCTATGATTTCGACGTTCCGCTGCTCGATGGTGATCACGTCACCGACGAAGCCGGTACCGGCTTCGTTCACACGGCACCGAGCCACGGTCGCGAAGACTTCGACGTCTGGATGGCGAACGGCCAGAAGCTTGTGAAGGCAGGCATCGAGACCCGCATCCCCTATACCGTCGATGCCGATGGCCGCTTCACCAAGGAGGCTCCGGGCTTCGAGGGCGCGCAGGTCATCACCGACAAGGGCGAGAAGGGCAACGCCAACGACGTCGTCATCAAGGCGCTGGTCGAGGCCGGCAACCTCGTCGCGCGCGGCCGCCTGAAGCACCAGTATCCGCATTCCTGGCGCTCGAAGAAGCCGGTGATCTTCCGCAACACGCCGCAATGGTTCATCGCCATGGACAAGCCGATCGGCGAGGCCGGCGCGCCGGACGTAGCCGATCCGCAGCCGGTCGCGGGTGGCAACGCCGACACGCTGCGCAACCGCGCGCTGAAGGCGATCAAGGAAACCGAGTGGGTGCCGGCCGCTGGCGAGAATCGCATCAACGGCATGATCGCCAATCGGCCCGACTGGGTGGTCTCGCGCCAGCGCGCCTGGGGCGTGCCGATCACCGTCTTCGTCGAGAAGGAGACGAAGGAGATCCTCATCGACGCGAAGGTCAACGCCGCCATTGCCGAGGCCTTCGAGGCCGAGGGCGCCGATGCCTGGTTCACCGACACCGACGGCGCCCGCTTCCTGAAGCCGCTCGGCTATGATCCGGCGAAATATGAGCGCGTCACCGACGTGCTCGACGTCTGGTTCGACTCCGGCTCCACCCACGCCTTCACCCTGGAGAAGCGGGCCGATCTGCGCGCCCGCCGCAAGGACGAGGGCGGCAAGGACCGCGTGATGTATCTCGAAGGCTCGGACCAGCATCGCGGCTGGTTCCATTCGAGCCTGCTTGAAAGCTGCGGCACGCGCGGACGTGCGCCCTACGACATCGTCCTGACCCATGGCTTCTGCCTGGACGAGAAGGGCGAGAAGATGTCGAAGTCGAAGGGCAACGTCACCGCCCCTCAGGACATCATCAAGGATTCCGGCGCCGACATCCTGCGCCTCTGGGTCGCGGCGGCGGATTATTCCGACGATCTGCGCATCGGCAAGGAGATCCTGAAGACCTTCGTCGAGACCTATCGCAAGCTGCGCAACACGCAGCGCTGGATGCTCGGCACGCTCGCGCATTTCAGCGAGGATGTCCGCGTCTCCGACGTGCAGACCATGCCGGAGCTGGAGCGGCTGATGCTGCACCGGCTCGCGGAACTGGGGCCGCAGGTCGCGGAGGCCTACCGCACCTATGACTACAAGAAGGTCGTGACGCTGCTCTCGCAGTTCATGAACACCGAGCTGTCGGCCTTCTATTTCGACATCCGCAAGGACGCGCTCTACTGCGACCCGCTGTCGAGCCACGTCCGCAAGAGCGCGCTGACGGTGGTCGATCATCTGTTCCGCAGCCTCACCACCTGGCTGGCGCCGATCCTCGTCTTTACCTCCGAGGAAGCCTGGCTCGAACGCTACCCGGAGCAGAAGGCCGCCGAGGGTTCGGTCCATCTCGAACTCTTCGCACGCGCCCCGGAGGATTGGCTCGATCCCGAGCTCGCCGAGCGCTGGAGCAAGATCCGCCGCGTCCGCCGCGTCGTCACCGGCGCGCTCGAGCTTGAGCGCGCCGCCAAGCGGATCGGCTCCTCGCTTGAAGCTGCTCCCCAGGTCTTCGTTTCCGACGCCGATCTCTACGCAGCCCTGTCGGGCGTCGATCTCGCCGAGATCGGCATCACCTCCGATGTTCGCATCGAGAACGGGGAGGGGCCGGCCGAGGCCTTCCGTCTCCTCGATGTGCCGGGCGTGGCAGTGGTGCCGCATCGCGCCGACGGCATCAAATGCGCCCGTTCCTGGAAGTATTTCGACCCGGCGACGGCCGACCCGGCCTATCCGCAGGTGACGCCACGCGACGCGAAGGCGCTGAAGGAGTTGGGAGTGCGCGCCTGA
- the lspA gene encoding signal peptidase II, which produces MTPARRLGLATVLIVFISDQVLKSWLLYNVGLAENGPFDLAPFLTIVLAWNRGISYGLFQQGTDLGRWFLVVISFVAAIWLWRWMWRSPDRLTVLSLALIIGGALGNGVDRAVYGAVVDFVHFHWGNFSWYIFNIADVAIVVGVVGLLYESFRPAGEKTAE; this is translated from the coding sequence ATGACGCCTGCCCGCCGCCTCGGCCTGGCCACGGTCCTGATCGTCTTCATCTCCGATCAGGTCCTGAAATCCTGGCTGCTCTACAATGTCGGGCTGGCCGAGAACGGCCCCTTCGATCTCGCCCCGTTCCTGACGATCGTGCTCGCCTGGAACCGCGGCATCTCCTACGGCCTGTTCCAGCAGGGCACCGATCTCGGCCGCTGGTTCCTGGTGGTGATCTCCTTCGTCGCGGCCATCTGGCTCTGGCGCTGGATGTGGCGCAGTCCTGACAGGCTGACGGTCCTGAGCCTCGCCCTGATCATCGGTGGGGCGCTGGGCAACGGCGTTGATCGTGCTGTCTACGGCGCGGTTGTGGACTTCGTTCACTTTCACTGGGGTAATTTCAGCTGGTACATCTTCAACATCGCCGATGTCGCGATCGTTGTCGGCGTGGTCGGGCTCCTGTATGAGTCCTTCCGACCGGCTGGGGAAAAGACAGCTGAGTGA
- a CDS encoding M16 family metallopeptidase, translating to MNIHARQPDAAEPVESFRLGNGLDVVVVKDHRAPVVTHMVWYRNGSADDPAGKSGIAHFLEHLMFKGTQRWPAGEFSKIVAGYGGQENAFTSFDYTAYFQRVPKEHLRAMMDYEADRMTGLSFDESVVAPERDVVLEERRMRVDSDPAAELGEEFSATLFFHHPYGTPIIGWEHEIEGLSRDDAFAYYQRFYTPENAILVVAGDTDAAEVRRLAEESYGKIAARGAAPVRSRPIEPEPRASRRVTLNDRRVQQPSLRRGWLTPTYTSGDRDEVLALELVAEILGGGTTSRLYRKLCVEDELAAGANAYFMGSMVDRSAFQLSASPRPGVEMAAMEAGLDAVLATFLAEGPSELELARARTRLVAETIFARDNQASLARIFGSALAVGETVEDVIAWPQRIEAISRDAVVEAARRYLKPDRSVTGLLLPA from the coding sequence GTGAATATCCACGCGCGCCAGCCCGACGCGGCGGAGCCCGTCGAGTCCTTCCGCCTCGGTAATGGTCTCGATGTCGTGGTCGTGAAGGACCACCGCGCGCCGGTCGTCACCCACATGGTCTGGTACCGCAACGGCTCGGCGGATGATCCGGCCGGCAAGTCGGGCATCGCGCATTTCCTTGAACACCTGATGTTCAAGGGCACGCAGCGCTGGCCCGCCGGCGAGTTCTCCAAGATCGTCGCCGGCTATGGTGGCCAGGAGAACGCCTTCACCTCCTTCGACTACACCGCCTATTTCCAGCGCGTGCCAAAGGAGCATCTGCGCGCGATGATGGACTACGAGGCCGACCGGATGACCGGTCTCTCCTTCGACGAGAGCGTCGTCGCGCCGGAGCGCGACGTGGTGCTGGAGGAGCGGCGCATGCGCGTCGATTCCGACCCGGCTGCCGAACTCGGCGAGGAATTTTCCGCGACGCTGTTCTTCCACCATCCCTACGGCACCCCGATCATCGGCTGGGAACATGAGATCGAGGGCCTGAGCCGGGACGACGCCTTCGCCTATTACCAGCGCTTCTACACGCCCGAGAACGCGATCCTCGTCGTCGCCGGCGACACCGATGCCGCCGAGGTGCGCCGTCTCGCCGAGGAGAGCTATGGCAAGATCGCGGCCCGCGGCGCGGCGCCGGTCCGCAGCCGCCCGATCGAGCCCGAGCCCCGCGCCTCGCGACGTGTGACGCTGAACGACCGCCGCGTGCAGCAGCCCTCGCTGCGCCGTGGCTGGCTGACCCCGACATACACCAGCGGAGACCGCGACGAGGTTCTGGCGCTCGAACTCGTCGCCGAGATCCTCGGCGGCGGCACGACCTCGCGGCTCTACCGCAAGCTCTGTGTCGAGGACGAGCTGGCGGCCGGCGCCAATGCTTATTTCATGGGCTCGATGGTCGATCGTTCGGCCTTCCAGCTCTCGGCGAGCCCGCGCCCGGGCGTCGAGATGGCCGCGATGGAGGCAGGCCTCGACGCCGTCCTCGCGACCTTCCTGGCTGAGGGGCCGAGCGAGCTCGAATTGGCGCGCGCCCGCACGCGGCTCGTCGCGGAGACGATCTTTGCCCGCGACAATCAGGCCTCGCTCGCCCGCATCTTCGGCTCGGCCCTGGCTGTCGGCGAGACCGTCGAGGACGTAATCGCCTGGCCGCAGCGCATCGAGGCGATCAGCCGCGACGCCGTCGTCGAGGCTGCCCGCCGCTATCTGAAGCCGGATCGCAGCGTCACCGGCCTGCTCCTGCCCGCCTGA
- a CDS encoding M16 family metallopeptidase yields MNAPIPTPKLNTAGPAIAVQTVRSPGGIEAWLVEDHSLPLIAVDFAFDGGASRDPENATGSAYLISGLLDEGAGNLDAEAFQGRLADHAISLGFEARRDDFHGHLQTLAGHRDTAFELLALALNQPRFDADAVARVRAQIIAGLQRQAQNPEVMCRNALFAAAFPGHAYGRPEKGDVDSVSKLEAPALRVLTPDLLDRGGLKVVVVGDITAAELAGRLDLLFGGLPAGEARPRPSEPLPIQGLGQTHVIDLDVPQTVLRFVGPGLMWHDPDFIPASVLNHILGGSAFTSRLFMEVREKRGLAYGVSSSMMPLRESAMLVGGTATRNDRAAESMKVIREEMMKLASEGPTEHEVEEAKRYIIGSYPLRFDTSPKIAGELLHLALRGDTPDFLARRNGLFAAVTLADVKRVAQRLFGNPDLLVQAVGKPVGLV; encoded by the coding sequence ATGAACGCGCCGATTCCGACCCCCAAGCTCAATACCGCCGGCCCCGCCATCGCGGTCCAGACCGTCCGCTCGCCCGGCGGCATCGAGGCCTGGCTCGTCGAAGACCATAGCCTGCCGTTGATCGCGGTCGATTTCGCCTTCGACGGCGGCGCCAGCCGGGATCCGGAGAACGCGACCGGTAGTGCCTATCTGATCTCGGGACTCCTCGACGAGGGTGCCGGCAATCTCGACGCCGAAGCCTTCCAGGGCCGGCTGGCGGACCACGCGATCAGCCTCGGCTTCGAGGCCCGCCGGGATGATTTCCACGGTCATCTGCAGACCCTGGCGGGCCACCGCGACACCGCCTTCGAACTGCTGGCGCTGGCGCTCAACCAGCCGCGTTTCGATGCGGACGCCGTTGCCCGCGTCCGGGCGCAGATCATCGCCGGTCTGCAGCGCCAGGCACAGAATCCCGAAGTGATGTGCCGCAACGCACTCTTCGCCGCGGCCTTCCCGGGCCATGCCTACGGCCGGCCGGAGAAAGGCGATGTCGACAGCGTCTCGAAACTGGAAGCCCCGGCGCTCAGGGTGCTGACGCCGGACCTGCTCGATCGCGGCGGGCTCAAGGTCGTCGTGGTCGGCGACATCACGGCTGCCGAGCTCGCCGGGCGCCTCGACCTGCTGTTCGGCGGCTTGCCGGCCGGGGAAGCGCGTCCGCGCCCTTCCGAGCCGCTGCCGATCCAGGGCCTCGGCCAGACACATGTCATCGATCTCGACGTGCCGCAGACCGTCCTGCGCTTCGTGGGACCGGGGCTGATGTGGCACGACCCCGACTTCATCCCCGCGAGCGTGCTCAACCACATCCTCGGCGGCTCCGCCTTCACCTCGCGCCTCTTCATGGAAGTGCGCGAGAAGCGCGGCCTCGCCTATGGCGTCTCCTCCAGCATGATGCCGCTGCGCGAGAGCGCCATGCTGGTCGGCGGCACGGCCACCCGCAACGACCGCGCCGCAGAGTCGATGAAGGTGATCCGCGAGGAGATGATGAAGCTCGCCAGCGAGGGCCCGACCGAACATGAGGTCGAGGAAGCCAAGCGCTACATCATCGGCTCCTACCCGCTGCGCTTCGACACCTCCCCGAAGATCGCCGGCGAATTGCTGCATCTCGCCTTGCGCGGCGACACGCCCGATTTCCTCGCCCGGCGCAATGGCCTCTTCGCTGCCGTGACGCTGGCCGACGTCAAGCGCGTCGCGCAGCGCCTGTTCGGCAATCCCGACCTGCTCGTCCAGGCGGTTGGCAAGCCGGTCGGGCTGGTCTGA
- a CDS encoding glucose-6-phosphate isomerase: MLQQSFDLALESKVGKGGIPDAAFEKALGDLKPALAKLQGQARDGSLPLLKLPSDTADLGPVKAAAERLKQGGTTDVLVLGTGGSSLGGQTLAQLTGYGIPGLSQFTSGPRVHFIDNLDPATYAALLARLPLKTTKFVAISKSGGTGETLLQSIAAIEALRGAHLDDKQIGDHFQGLSEPAKAGKLHPLRALLEPYGTPFLEHHTDVGGRYSVLTNCGLLPAAVLGLDIEALRLGAARAVAPLLAGKDVRETPSAVGAALHLAAMRSGKNIAVLMPYADKLALLTRWWMQLWAESLGKDGQGTQPVGALGPVDQHSQQQLYLAGPKDKFFTVLTTNVKGKGPKIDAALAEKIGQADFAGKTIGDLVAAQGIAMIDTFAKNGCAVRRFHVERIDETSHGEVLMHFMLETILTGYAMGVDPFDQPAVEEAKLLAKSYLAEGRS; encoded by the coding sequence ATGCTTCAGCAAAGCTTCGATCTCGCGCTCGAATCCAAGGTCGGCAAAGGGGGCATTCCCGATGCGGCCTTCGAAAAGGCGCTGGGGGATCTCAAGCCTGCGCTGGCGAAGCTGCAGGGGCAGGCCAGGGATGGCTCGCTTCCGCTGCTGAAGCTGCCGAGCGACACGGCCGATCTCGGCCCCGTGAAGGCTGCCGCCGAGCGCTTGAAGCAGGGCGGCACCACCGATGTGCTCGTGCTCGGCACCGGCGGCTCCAGCCTGGGCGGCCAGACTCTCGCGCAACTCACCGGCTACGGCATCCCCGGCCTCTCCCAGTTCACCTCCGGCCCGCGCGTCCACTTCATCGACAATCTCGACCCGGCGACATATGCGGCGCTGCTCGCCAGGCTGCCGCTCAAGACGACAAAGTTCGTCGCGATCTCGAAATCGGGCGGCACCGGCGAGACCCTTCTGCAGTCGATCGCTGCGATCGAGGCGCTGCGGGGCGCGCATCTCGACGACAAGCAGATCGGTGATCACTTCCAGGGGCTTTCCGAGCCGGCCAAAGCCGGCAAGCTGCACCCGCTGCGCGCGCTGCTGGAACCCTATGGCACGCCCTTCCTCGAGCACCACACCGATGTCGGCGGCCGCTATTCGGTATTGACCAATTGCGGCCTGCTGCCGGCCGCCGTGCTCGGCCTCGACATCGAGGCGCTGCGGCTTGGCGCGGCAAGGGCGGTGGCGCCGCTGCTGGCCGGCAAGGATGTCCGCGAGACGCCCTCGGCGGTCGGAGCCGCGCTTCACCTCGCCGCCATGCGCTCCGGCAAGAACATCGCCGTGCTCATGCCCTATGCCGACAAGCTGGCGCTGCTCACCCGCTGGTGGATGCAGCTCTGGGCCGAGAGCCTCGGCAAGGACGGGCAGGGCACGCAGCCGGTCGGCGCGCTCGGCCCCGTCGACCAGCATTCGCAGCAGCAACTCTATCTCGCCGGGCCGAAGGACAAGTTCTTCACGGTCTTGACCACGAACGTGAAGGGCAAGGGTCCGAAGATCGACGCAGCCCTGGCGGAGAAGATCGGGCAGGCCGATTTCGCCGGCAAGACGATCGGCGATCTGGTGGCGGCGCAGGGCATCGCCATGATCGACACCTTCGCCAAGAATGGCTGCGCGGTCCGCCGCTTCCATGTCGAGCGGATCGACGAGACCAGCCATGGCGAGGTGCTGATGCATTTCATGCTGGAGACGATCCTGACCGGCTACGCCATGGGTGTGGATCCCTTCGACCAGCCCGCGGTGGAGGAGGCGAAGCTCCTCGCCAAGAGCTATCTTGCCGAGGGGCGCAGCTGA
- the mutL gene encoding DNA mismatch repair endonuclease MutL has protein sequence MTVRRLDPVLVDRIAAGEVIERPAAAVKELVENAIDAGARAIAVTIAGGGRELIRVVDDGAGMTPEDLELAVERHATSKLPEGDLFAIRSLGFRGEALPSIGSVARLSIATRRREAPQGHGLVVEAGEKGVVRPVAAAPGTRIEVSDLFIFTPARLKFLKSDRAEAQAVSEMLRRLAIAHPEIRFSLEGEHVSAFDWAAEPLGEEGLLRRLGRALGRDFPENALKIDAEREGFRISGFAGLPTFHRGTSAGVHLAVNGRPVRDKLLLSAVRGAYADVVPSDRHPVLFVDVGCDPRSVDVNVHPAKSEVRFRDPALVRGLVVSGLKAALAAAGHRATTTGGARTLDAFRAVFSMGGSGNAIPRPAFPETPGWSAAASASYSPPQSGFSDFAAPSADARAHLAEPSADALDRPLGAPRAQLHETYIVAQTREGVVIVDQHAAHERLVYERLKAERARSGIARQPLLLPEVVELDPVDADRLVAAGSELESLGLVIEAFGPGAVLVREAPAQLAGGNLQRLVRDVADALAEHGTAGSLERRLDHVLATMACHNSVRAGRRMRPEEMDALLREMEITPNSGQCNHGRPTYVELKLSDIERLFGRR, from the coding sequence ATGACCGTCCGCCGCCTCGATCCCGTCCTGGTCGACCGCATCGCCGCCGGCGAGGTGATCGAGCGCCCGGCAGCGGCCGTGAAGGAACTGGTCGAGAACGCGATCGATGCCGGCGCGCGCGCGATCGCCGTCACCATCGCGGGCGGCGGGCGCGAGCTGATCCGCGTCGTCGACGACGGCGCCGGCATGACGCCGGAAGACCTCGAACTCGCGGTCGAGCGCCACGCCACCTCGAAGCTGCCCGAGGGGGACCTCTTCGCGATTCGCTCGCTCGGCTTCCGCGGCGAGGCGCTGCCCTCCATCGGCTCGGTGGCGCGGCTTTCGATCGCGACCCGCCGGCGCGAGGCGCCGCAAGGGCACGGCCTCGTCGTCGAGGCCGGCGAGAAGGGCGTGGTCCGCCCCGTTGCCGCCGCGCCCGGCACGCGGATCGAGGTCAGCGACCTCTTCATCTTCACCCCGGCGCGCCTCAAATTCCTGAAGAGCGACCGCGCCGAGGCGCAGGCCGTTTCCGAGATGCTGCGGCGCCTCGCCATCGCCCATCCCGAGATCCGCTTTTCGCTCGAAGGCGAGCATGTCAGCGCCTTCGACTGGGCGGCCGAGCCGCTCGGCGAGGAAGGGCTTCTGCGCCGCCTCGGCCGCGCGCTCGGCCGGGACTTCCCCGAGAATGCGCTGAAGATCGATGCCGAGCGCGAAGGCTTCCGCATCAGCGGTTTCGCTGGCCTGCCGACCTTCCATCGCGGCACCTCGGCCGGCGTGCATCTCGCGGTCAACGGCCGCCCGGTGCGCGACAAGCTGCTGCTCTCGGCCGTGCGCGGAGCCTATGCCGACGTCGTCCCTTCCGACCGGCATCCGGTGCTCTTCGTCGATGTCGGCTGCGATCCGCGCTCGGTCGACGTCAACGTCCATCCGGCCAAGAGCGAGGTGCGCTTCCGCGATCCGGCGCTGGTGCGCGGCCTCGTCGTCTCCGGCCTGAAGGCGGCGCTCGCCGCCGCCGGCCACCGCGCCACCACGACCGGTGGCGCGCGCACGCTCGATGCCTTCCGCGCCGTTTTCTCGATGGGCGGCAGCGGCAACGCCATCCCGCGTCCCGCTTTTCCGGAGACGCCGGGCTGGAGTGCCGCAGCGTCGGCCTCGTACTCACCGCCGCAATCCGGCTTCTCCGATTTCGCCGCGCCTTCCGCCGATGCCCGCGCGCATCTCGCCGAGCCGTCAGCCGACGCGCTCGACCGGCCGCTCGGCGCCCCGCGCGCCCAGCTCCACGAAACCTATATCGTCGCCCAGACCCGCGAGGGTGTCGTCATCGTCGACCAGCACGCCGCCCATGAGCGGCTGGTCTATGAGCGGCTGAAAGCCGAGCGTGCCCGCTCCGGCATCGCCCGCCAGCCCTTGTTGCTGCCCGAGGTGGTCGAACTCGACCCCGTCGATGCCGACCGGCTGGTCGCTGCCGGGAGCGAGCTTGAAAGCCTCGGCCTCGTCATCGAAGCCTTCGGCCCGGGCGCGGTGCTGGTGCGCGAGGCGCCGGCCCAGCTCGCCGGCGGCAATCTCCAGCGCCTCGTCCGCGATGTCGCCGATGCGCTGGCCGAGCATGGCACGGCCGGCTCCTTGGAGCGCCGGCTCGACCATGTGCTGGCGACGATGGCCTGCCACAACTCGGTCCGCGCCGGCCGCCGGATGCGCCCCGAGGAAATGGACGCGCTGCTGCGCGAGATGGAGATCACGCCGAATTCCGGCCAGTGCAATCACGGCCGCCCGACCTATGTCGAGCTGAAGCTCAGCGATATCGAGCGGCTGTTCGGGCGGCGGTGA
- a CDS encoding DUF2019 domain-containing protein, whose translation MKSLSNAEIVRLFEQLCIEQYDAIERNENARANRLILKTWALATELKSRRGDQRRVLMELFGHPNMQVRLTAAHANLAVDYVAARRELQAIVDEQWFPQAGDAGMTLDNLDSGFYRPS comes from the coding sequence TTGAAGTCCCTGTCGAACGCCGAGATCGTGCGACTTTTTGAACAGCTCTGCATCGAGCAATACGATGCGATCGAGCGTAACGAAAACGCACGAGCCAATCGCCTAATCTTGAAAACATGGGCTCTGGCAACTGAACTCAAATCCCGTCGTGGAGATCAGAGGCGCGTCCTCATGGAACTCTTTGGTCACCCCAACATGCAAGTCCGCCTGACGGCTGCGCATGCCAATCTCGCGGTCGACTACGTCGCTGCGCGACGCGAACTTCAGGCCATCGTCGACGAGCAATGGTTTCCACAAGCCGGCGATGCCGGCATGACGCTGGACAATCTCGATTCCGGTTTCTATCGACCGAGTTGA